Proteins from a single region of Acidianus ambivalens:
- a CDS encoding glycosyltransferase family 4 protein, with protein MKVLLVTFGDINNPTNGYLIRVSTIYKCLSKEHEVTVIQFVNSKVDNSKNFINVEIGKNHFSYAIKIVFKSLSSIKLIKSNDKIIVEGSIFLPFIIMAKLLRKRVIYDTHGSIVEVSKGLKGVKNFIFRRMIGGFLDSISTKLSDVVITVSEDDAQIFRRYTRNKGKVVVVRHAIDVENIPFYEVPNERVKRAIFVGNLYSVQNYEAVKIILKVAERVKDVEFVIVGDGKELFKDYPPNVRFVGKVPSLREYYKEADVCFIPLTTGTGVKTKVLECMAYGRPVITTKKGIEGLHDVEKLDGIYLIGPAEDISEYAYLMGKLVLNKQYHNLREYVMEKYSVNSICRSLLLLVKN; from the coding sequence ATGAAAGTACTCTTAGTAACGTTCGGCGATATTAACAATCCGACAAACGGATATTTAATAAGGGTTTCGACAATATATAAGTGTTTATCTAAAGAACATGAAGTGACTGTAATACAATTCGTTAACTCTAAAGTTGATAATAGCAAGAATTTTATAAATGTTGAAATTGGCAAAAACCATTTCTCTTATGCGATAAAAATAGTATTTAAATCGCTTTCCTCAATTAAACTGATTAAATCCAACGACAAAATAATTGTTGAGGGTTCTATTTTCCTTCCTTTTATTATAATGGCCAAACTGTTAAGGAAGAGAGTAATTTACGACACACATGGTTCCATAGTAGAAGTTTCTAAGGGCTTAAAAGGAGTAAAGAACTTCATCTTCCGCAGAATGATAGGAGGTTTTTTAGACTCAATTTCCACTAAGCTTTCCGACGTAGTAATAACTGTCTCAGAAGATGACGCCCAAATTTTTAGGAGATACACTAGAAATAAGGGGAAAGTAGTAGTAGTGAGGCACGCAATTGATGTAGAGAATATTCCCTTTTATGAAGTACCTAACGAGAGGGTTAAGAGAGCGATTTTCGTAGGGAATTTATATTCTGTTCAAAATTATGAGGCTGTTAAGATTATTTTGAAAGTCGCTGAGAGAGTGAAAGATGTTGAGTTCGTAATAGTGGGAGATGGGAAGGAATTGTTTAAAGATTATCCCCCTAACGTAAGGTTTGTAGGTAAAGTGCCCTCGTTACGTGAGTATTATAAAGAGGCCGACGTGTGTTTTATCCCTTTAACTACGGGGACTGGGGTAAAAACAAAAGTATTAGAATGCATGGCTTACGGTAGGCCAGTGATAACTACTAAGAAAGGGATAGAAGGTCTTCATGATGTAGAGAAACTTGACGGCATATATTTGATAGGACCTGCTGAAGACATAAGTGAGTATGCATATTTGATGGGTAAGTTAGTATTAAATAAACAATATCATAATTTAAGGGAATATGTAATGGAAAAATATTCAGTTAACTCTATTTGCAGGAGCCTTTTACTCTTAGTTAAAAATTAA
- a CDS encoding PaREP1 family protein, which yields MYEVLDYKGNPKSYIHMKVMESLVESRLALEMLKRGLLTNASSKAFISIKAFISALIVKDFDKIIQNKPEKEKEWYERIGYSAPTTGLIGISYDLEKLGYNVSLVVRIALSLHSFSYNGFDPNLVNYKDKEEVEKDIKNVVQFVIDNAKKYFNDFWNEELEKELENLVNASKE from the coding sequence GTGTACGAAGTATTAGATTACAAGGGAAATCCCAAATCTTATATCCACATGAAAGTTATGGAAAGTTTAGTCGAAAGTAGGTTAGCATTAGAAATGTTGAAAAGAGGACTTTTAACTAACGCGTCGTCTAAAGCTTTTATTTCCATAAAGGCATTTATAAGTGCATTAATTGTAAAGGATTTTGATAAAATAATTCAGAATAAGCCTGAAAAGGAAAAAGAGTGGTATGAGAGAATAGGTTATTCTGCACCAACAACAGGTCTTATAGGGATTTCGTACGATCTTGAAAAATTAGGCTATAACGTAAGTTTAGTAGTAAGAATAGCTCTATCTTTACATTCTTTTTCATATAATGGTTTTGATCCCAATTTAGTTAACTATAAAGATAAGGAAGAGGTTGAAAAAGATATAAAAAACGTAGTACAGTTCGTCATCGACAATGCCAAGAAATATTTTAATGATTTTTGGAATGAAGAATTGGAAAAAGAATTGGAAAATCTGGTAAATGCATCTAAAGAGTAA
- a CDS encoding FkbM family methyltransferase, which translates to MTVDLQSFAEVPAKAILLRRSDFAAFYQVIIENIYSPLLSNIREGDIVIDAGANIGLFSILASFKVKDKGRVIAIEPEPNNLKILMQNVELNNLDNVIVIPKALYDKPGRKVSMKSEGVGAYVFEDGEGMVETTTLDEIMEETGLKPRILKNGYRRC; encoded by the coding sequence ATGACAGTCGATCTGCAATCTTTCGCAGAAGTTCCTGCTAAGGCAATCCTCTTGAGGAGGAGTGACTTCGCAGCATTTTACCAAGTAATAATAGAAAATATTTACTCTCCTTTACTTTCTAATATTAGAGAAGGAGATATAGTTATCGACGCGGGGGCAAACATAGGCTTATTTTCCATCTTAGCCTCTTTTAAGGTAAAGGATAAAGGGAGGGTTATAGCCATAGAGCCAGAGCCTAATAACCTAAAAATCTTAATGCAAAATGTGGAACTAAATAATCTGGACAATGTAATTGTAATTCCTAAAGCACTTTACGACAAACCGGGTAGAAAGGTTAGCATGAAGAGTGAAGGTGTCGGTGCTTATGTATTTGAAGACGGTGAAGGTATGGTTGAGACAACCACTCTTGATGAAATAATGGAAGAAACTGGCCTAAAACCTAGAATACTAAAAAATGGATATAGAAGGTGCTGA
- a CDS encoding type II toxin-antitoxin system VapC family toxin, which produces MGEKALDLLKNNYTITLAYYELGNILWKYKLDIGTVFNALSSALSFVVKEILEEAIKNSAYLVTAKRIGAKLVSLDKDLINNGAITLNDLPKLNEEKNIILISLISLLSQHIMHIYR; this is translated from the coding sequence TTGGGTGAGAAAGCCCTAGATTTACTAAAGAATAATTATACAATAACCCTAGCGTATTATGAACTGGGAAACATCCTATGGAAATATAAATTAGATATAGGAACTGTTTTTAATGCGCTTTCTTCTGCATTATCTTTCGTTGTTAAGGAAATTTTGGAGGAGGCCATAAAAAATTCAGCCTATCTCGTTACAGCTAAAAGAATAGGAGCTAAGCTTGTAAGTTTAGATAAAGATTTAATAAATAACGGTGCTATAACTCTAAATGATTTACCAAAATTAAATGAAGAGAAAAATATTATCCTTATCTCTTTAATTAGCTTACTATCTCAACATATAATGCACATCTATAGGTAA
- a CDS encoding ATP-binding protein produces MNVEEIKSIIKEQREDAENLISRAIPRDVPKEELLTNLSIPNVLAILGVRRSGKSTLSLLLLRDKNFAYVDFDDERLRNLKSDELHMVEQAIYELYGNVDYILFDEIQNIQGWEPFVSRLRKTKRIILTGSNSKLLSGELATSLTGRHVDFTLFPFSFKEFLRFKGVNYSEPLTTRERAEIKNYLREYMSIGGFPEALLLNSRQIVNSIYNDILFKDVVQRLKIKRISKFKDFSSAIISLYSSEVSLNRIARMLRIDYKTVDEWFYGLTSSYLIYSVERYTGKLSRIAENKKVYVVDMGIIQEVSIKKDMGRLMENLVAIHLLRKNQNKGVYFVKGEDYEVDFLDEKNGELIQVTYDEEGIKERELSALTKASSSLGFKPKIVTWDMEEIMDYNGKKIELEPLWKFLLR; encoded by the coding sequence GTGAACGTTGAGGAAATAAAAAGCATTATAAAGGAACAAAGAGAAGATGCAGAAAACTTAATTAGTAGGGCAATACCCAGAGACGTGCCTAAAGAGGAGTTGCTAACAAACCTATCAATCCCAAACGTCCTAGCAATATTAGGGGTTAGGAGGAGCGGTAAATCTACTCTATCACTCCTACTGTTAAGGGATAAAAACTTCGCTTATGTCGATTTTGATGATGAGAGATTGAGAAATTTAAAATCTGATGAACTGCATATGGTTGAACAAGCAATTTACGAACTTTACGGTAACGTGGATTACATCCTGTTTGACGAAATACAGAACATTCAAGGTTGGGAGCCCTTCGTGAGCAGGTTGAGGAAGACTAAAAGGATAATATTAACCGGGAGTAATTCTAAGTTACTTTCCGGTGAGCTGGCCACAAGTCTAACCGGAAGGCATGTGGACTTCACGCTCTTCCCCTTTTCCTTCAAGGAGTTTCTAAGGTTTAAGGGAGTTAATTACTCCGAACCGCTTACGACAAGGGAGAGAGCTGAGATCAAGAACTACTTGAGGGAGTACATGAGCATAGGAGGTTTTCCTGAAGCGTTACTGCTAAACAGTAGGCAAATAGTCAACAGCATTTATAATGATATACTGTTCAAAGACGTAGTACAGAGGCTTAAGATAAAGAGGATATCTAAGTTTAAGGACTTTTCCTCAGCAATAATTTCCCTTTACTCTTCTGAAGTTTCTCTAAATAGAATCGCTAGAATGCTCAGAATTGATTATAAAACTGTTGACGAGTGGTTTTACGGCCTGACCTCAAGTTACTTAATTTACTCCGTGGAAAGGTATACCGGAAAGTTGAGCAGAATTGCAGAGAACAAGAAGGTTTACGTAGTTGACATGGGTATTATTCAAGAAGTCTCTATAAAAAAAGATATGGGAAGATTAATGGAGAATTTAGTCGCAATACATTTGCTTAGGAAAAACCAGAACAAGGGAGTCTATTTCGTTAAAGGAGAGGACTACGAGGTAGACTTTTTAGATGAGAAAAATGGGGAGTTAATACAAGTAACTTATGATGAGGAGGGAATAAAGGAAAGGGAGTTGAGCGCTTTAACTAAAGCCTCATCATCATTGGGTTTCAAACCTAAAATCGTAACGTGGGACATGGAGGAAATAATGGATTATAACGGTAAGAAAATCGAGTTAGAGCCTTTGTGGAAGTTTTTATTGAGATAA
- a CDS encoding FkbM family methyltransferase gives MCGKIINYKVKFIDTITTGLFENFYIEQYNTEIQGDVIDIGASIGDSAIYFALKGASHVYAFEPLPAVYKIALQNIKLNNLEGKITLINAAVGSKEGTVKVPSSINIQESEGYSITNYGDVEVPLLSFNNIKKIAKDPDLLKIDCEGCEADIIFSTELDFNKIFVELHQGITRIPHKKLLKRLEEQKYRCKERMKIDNHTKLFYCIKIN, from the coding sequence ATCTGTGGAAAAATAATAAATTATAAGGTAAAATTTATTGATACAATAACCACAGGTTTATTCGAAAATTTTTACATAGAACAATATAATACTGAGATTCAAGGTGACGTAATAGATATTGGAGCTAGTATAGGCGATTCTGCAATATACTTTGCCCTAAAAGGGGCTTCACATGTTTATGCTTTCGAACCATTACCGGCAGTCTATAAAATAGCATTACAAAATATTAAACTAAATAATTTAGAGGGTAAGATTACTTTGATTAACGCAGCAGTAGGATCTAAAGAAGGAACAGTTAAGGTTCCATCAAGTATCAATATTCAAGAATCCGAAGGATACTCTATAACGAATTACGGAGATGTTGAAGTACCTTTGCTTTCATTTAATAACATCAAAAAGATTGCCAAAGATCCTGATTTATTAAAGATTGATTGTGAGGGATGTGAAGCAGATATAATCTTTTCTACAGAGTTAGACTTTAATAAAATTTTTGTTGAATTGCATCAAGGAATAACCCGAATACCTCATAAAAAATTGCTAAAAAGACTTGAAGAACAAAAATACAGATGCAAGGAAAGAATGAAAATAGATAATCATACTAAACTATTTTACTGCATAAAAATTAATTAA
- a CDS encoding glycosyltransferase — MKLGENTRMIAVNSSFTLRLLKEKINRSADVLYPPVKLIECDSIDEKDDIVVSLGRIVRDKNYDLVINIAKKFPRLKFIIIGRVQDSQYYNELLSKSPSNVIFLTNASEDDKRKILCKAKVILHAKVKEPFEISVVEGMSTGAVPVVHKSGGSWIDIIEEGKYGYGYLTEEEAVESLYQALNNESLRKEVKERAKLFNTINFEEKFLKITNL; from the coding sequence GTGAAGCTAGGAGAAAATACTCGAATGATTGCGGTAAATTCAAGTTTTACATTGAGACTTCTTAAGGAAAAAATTAATAGATCCGCCGATGTACTATATCCACCTGTAAAACTCATAGAATGTGACAGTATTGATGAGAAAGATGATATAGTGGTAAGTTTAGGAAGAATTGTTAGAGATAAGAATTATGATTTAGTGATTAATATAGCCAAAAAGTTTCCAAGATTAAAATTCATTATAATAGGAAGAGTTCAAGATTCACAATACTATAATGAACTTTTATCTAAATCTCCATCTAATGTTATTTTTCTAACTAATGCTAGTGAAGACGATAAAAGGAAAATACTATGCAAAGCAAAGGTTATTTTGCATGCTAAGGTTAAAGAGCCCTTTGAAATATCTGTAGTTGAAGGAATGAGTACCGGTGCAGTTCCAGTGGTTCATAAGAGTGGAGGTAGCTGGATTGATATAATAGAAGAAGGAAAATATGGGTATGGATACCTTACAGAGGAAGAAGCGGTAGAATCTTTGTATCAAGCTCTAAATAACGAGAGCTTAAGGAAAGAAGTGAAAGAAAGAGCTAAATTATTTAATACTATCAATTTCGAGGAAAAATTTCTTAAAATAACAAATCTCTGA
- a CDS encoding FkbM family methyltransferase, whose protein sequence is MIFTYGKTKLKIPEGYEYVYYATFIAGEWDFLKVKDTDTVLDAGAFIGDFTVKIARKAKEVVAVEPLPWAFKLLKENVEINNLKNVVLVNKALYDVDGVRLKIVDEGTGSKIGENGVEVEGVTVDSLGKFSVVKMDIEGAEGKVMKNGEWLDHVKQIAIELHGRENIEAIPQLLRNKGFVIRFMTGNDLLKNALKNSFLHPISFIKAETRTKVILNYFKRKYDVPALSREEYKILYGRK, encoded by the coding sequence ATGATTTTCACTTACGGCAAAACTAAGCTGAAAATTCCAGAGGGTTACGAATACGTCTATTACGCTACTTTCATAGCTGGTGAATGGGACTTTTTAAAGGTTAAGGACACTGACACAGTACTTGATGCGGGCGCATTTATAGGGGACTTCACTGTAAAGATTGCTAGGAAAGCTAAGGAAGTAGTGGCTGTGGAACCTTTACCTTGGGCTTTCAAACTGTTAAAGGAGAATGTGGAGATAAACAACTTAAAGAACGTAGTGTTAGTGAACAAGGCTTTATACGACGTTGACGGCGTTAGACTAAAAATTGTCGATGAGGGGACTGGCTCTAAGATCGGGGAAAACGGGGTTGAGGTTGAGGGCGTTACTGTGGACTCTTTAGGTAAGTTCTCGGTTGTGAAGATGGACATTGAAGGCGCTGAGGGAAAGGTAATGAAAAACGGCGAGTGGTTAGACCACGTTAAGCAAATAGCTATTGAACTCCACGGTAGGGAGAACATAGAGGCTATACCGCAGTTGTTAAGGAACAAAGGTTTTGTGATCAGATTCATGACTGGGAATGACCTACTCAAAAACGCGCTCAAGAACTCCTTCCTCCACCCCATCTCGTTTATAAAAGCTGAGACGAGGACTAAAGTGATCTTGAACTACTTCAAGAGGAAGTACGACGTGCCGGCTTTGAGTAGGGAGGAGTATAAGATACTTTACGGTAGGAAATGA
- a CDS encoding polysaccharide biosynthesis C-terminal domain-containing protein — MNPLSGALKFFSTTLFNSVLALAFFLIAGHFATPSFVGKVAIIQLMETITGAFFSILPFSLVTREVSHSYASSQGYDKIAYTSLSYSLLVSPLLLFLFFFPSYLWMSIPYFVLYLFTNYQGQLLTGLGKFTEVNIGNAIFTIARWGFSILAVFYHSVELLILIWTLGAITKAVYYQFYLPFKFFLDKTTFKEIAKVGFPIYLTGIVYFISGQGDRVVTAFLLGSYYLGIYQLVALAAVVPSMLIFSFSSSLLPSSTYYYARGKDMKEISSISFRIVTLISLPMAILGYAISPLFISKLFPHYVLGIPSMQLLILSLTSTMPLQLLSTFMIAAKKNYRPFIIIGIISASEVVGVSYYLIPKIGIYGAAIAQVFNVIITSLLYLFFSYSQGIFRLERREIASLALIGFSFLALINWEVVLIAVILGFKLFGIIGSDEVKIIEGFIPSSLKRITKILYLIAK; from the coding sequence GTGAATCCATTAAGTGGGGCACTGAAATTCTTTTCCACAACGTTATTTAACTCAGTTCTCGCATTAGCATTTTTCCTTATAGCGGGTCATTTCGCTACTCCATCCTTCGTAGGAAAAGTGGCAATAATCCAGCTTATGGAGACTATTACTGGAGCGTTCTTCTCCATTCTTCCATTTTCATTAGTTACAAGAGAAGTTTCTCACTCTTACGCTTCCTCTCAAGGTTACGATAAGATCGCCTACACTTCACTTTCCTACTCTCTATTGGTTTCCCCCCTCTTGCTTTTCCTCTTCTTCTTTCCGTCATATTTATGGATGTCGATTCCCTACTTCGTGCTTTATCTTTTCACAAACTACCAAGGTCAATTATTAACGGGTTTAGGTAAGTTTACAGAAGTTAATATAGGCAATGCGATTTTCACTATTGCTAGGTGGGGCTTTTCAATCCTAGCTGTTTTCTACCATAGTGTAGAGCTCCTAATACTGATTTGGACTCTGGGAGCAATTACTAAAGCTGTATACTATCAATTTTACCTACCGTTTAAGTTCTTCCTTGACAAGACCACGTTTAAGGAAATTGCAAAAGTGGGGTTTCCAATATACTTAACCGGCATTGTTTACTTTATTTCTGGTCAAGGAGACAGAGTGGTTACAGCGTTCCTTTTAGGCTCATATTATCTGGGTATTTATCAGTTAGTAGCATTGGCAGCAGTTGTCCCGTCAATGCTAATCTTTTCTTTCTCTTCCTCTCTTCTCCCTTCCTCAACTTACTATTATGCAAGAGGGAAGGACATGAAAGAGATTTCCTCCATAAGTTTTAGGATTGTAACTCTAATTTCCCTGCCCATGGCTATTTTAGGCTATGCTATTTCTCCCCTTTTTATTTCGAAGCTTTTCCCTCATTACGTTTTAGGAATTCCCTCAATGCAGTTGTTAATTCTGTCTTTAACCTCTACAATGCCGTTACAGCTCTTATCCACTTTTATGATTGCTGCAAAAAAGAATTATAGGCCTTTCATAATTATAGGTATAATCAGTGCATCCGAGGTTGTAGGAGTGTCTTATTATCTAATTCCAAAGATAGGTATTTATGGTGCGGCTATTGCTCAAGTTTTTAACGTTATCATTACTTCACTCCTCTATTTATTTTTCTCTTATTCTCAAGGGATATTCAGACTGGAAAGGAGGGAAATTGCAAGTCTCGCGTTAATAGGTTTTTCTTTTTTAGCTTTAATAAATTGGGAAGTAGTATTAATAGCGGTTATTTTGGGTTTCAAATTATTCGGAATAATAGGTAGTGATGAAGTTAAGATAATTGAAGGATTTATCCCCTCTAGTTTGAAGAGGATAACTAAGATTCTTTATTTAATAGCGAAATAA
- a CDS encoding glycosyltransferase family 2 protein gives MKISVVIPTLNSEKTIGATVKSALQFASEVIVVDSFSTDRTVEIAEKEGAKVFQVKGSRLIARIEGAKIAKGDYVVNLDSDMYFSENFKGFEEKVIALGEITVGKGIVHKLMRIDREITHRKWADNLSVDNGGIIPRMYDRQLLLKAYEQIPENLRSKLNAFEDSVIYYNVIKLYKDGKVQFIPNAVYHVEDDSLWNFMRKWYKYGKNAKLLRGTEYERFIYERRTRPGLSLGEKVKLLPLMVIKGVPFALGYYL, from the coding sequence ATGAAAATTAGTGTTGTAATTCCGACGCTTAACAGTGAGAAAACTATTGGAGCTACTGTTAAGTCAGCACTACAGTTTGCTAGTGAGGTTATAGTTGTTGACTCCTTTTCCACGGACAGAACTGTGGAGATTGCTGAGAAAGAGGGAGCAAAAGTTTTCCAGGTGAAAGGTAGTAGGTTAATTGCAAGAATTGAAGGAGCAAAAATCGCAAAGGGCGACTACGTAGTTAACCTGGATTCCGACATGTATTTTTCTGAGAACTTTAAGGGCTTTGAGGAGAAAGTTATTGCATTAGGAGAAATAACTGTAGGAAAAGGAATAGTCCATAAACTTATGAGAATTGATAGGGAAATAACTCACAGGAAATGGGCTGACAATCTGTCAGTAGATAATGGCGGTATAATTCCCAGAATGTATGATAGACAGTTGCTTTTGAAGGCTTACGAGCAAATTCCTGAAAACCTTAGGAGTAAACTTAACGCCTTTGAGGACAGCGTAATTTATTATAACGTTATAAAGCTGTACAAAGATGGGAAAGTTCAGTTTATTCCTAATGCAGTTTACCACGTGGAGGACGACTCTCTGTGGAATTTTATGAGGAAGTGGTATAAATACGGGAAGAACGCTAAGTTGTTGAGGGGAACTGAGTACGAGAGATTTATTTATGAGAGGAGGACTAGGCCAGGGTTAAGTTTAGGAGAGAAGGTGAAGTTACTTCCCTTGATGGTAATTAAGGGAGTTCCCTTTGCTTTAGGTTATTATCTATAA
- a CDS encoding FkbM family methyltransferase — MDNATTAYYYTVYYLKLKDLEVNDDYMKFTYMNTIVKFYGWKYGDPAAPFALHEYKFLDVNGKTVVDIGASIGDTPIYFALNGAKKVIGFEPFPKIFLIAKKNIEENGLQDKIIMVNAGCGYDGKVKIKPELETNAGTLLKDQKDGIEVPVYSLNTIVKKFDVEEDSILKVDCEGCEYDLFRTAATNALRRFSKIMIEYHYGYKELIKRLKDSGFRTRHTIPKRMKNGMILGYIYAWRE; from the coding sequence TTGGATAATGCAACCACTGCATATTATTACACTGTATATTACCTTAAATTGAAAGACCTTGAGGTCAATGACGATTATATGAAATTTACTTACATGAACACAATAGTTAAATTTTATGGTTGGAAATACGGTGACCCTGCTGCTCCATTTGCATTACATGAATACAAATTTTTAGATGTTAACGGGAAAACGGTAGTTGACATAGGAGCTAGTATTGGTGACACACCCATATATTTCGCGTTGAATGGAGCTAAGAAAGTTATAGGATTTGAACCATTTCCTAAGATTTTTCTTATTGCTAAGAAGAACATAGAAGAAAACGGGTTACAAGACAAGATAATTATGGTTAATGCGGGCTGCGGTTATGACGGTAAAGTAAAGATAAAGCCAGAATTAGAAACTAATGCAGGTACATTGTTAAAAGATCAAAAAGATGGAATAGAAGTTCCAGTTTATAGCTTAAATACAATAGTAAAGAAATTTGACGTAGAAGAAGATTCGATACTTAAAGTCGATTGCGAAGGTTGTGAATATGATTTATTTAGAACAGCAGCTACCAATGCGTTGAGAAGATTTAGTAAAATTATGATCGAGTATCATTACGGATATAAAGAGTTAATAAAGAGGTTAAAAGATTCGGGATTTAGGACAAGACATACAATACCTAAACGCATGAAGAATGGAATGATATTAGGTTATATTTATGCGTGGAGAGAATAG
- a CDS encoding mechanosensitive ion channel family protein, with amino-acid sequence MLKFYQKFLLGILLAFLLFALNAFVQTLKPSSLTLLALRAFSIVAGGIYFTIIFSDGVREVLERRKIGTGAIIIPSIIKYIGYIMVFIGVLATFGVTSAEALAGGTFAGLVFGLALQPVLENFFAGILIISTGFISIGDHIRILNSQIPYMAANLPPYKYFSREYFEQGLEGTVIEIDLFYSRLILENGREYRIPNSLLLKSSVIDYTSKFSKKLYVSIRVEFPLDKINLNTIEEEVKEALKGFEIEEGPYLSEQSDKEHVIISLRISADVDNWKKVKSEALKRILALRYKIVKEQTT; translated from the coding sequence ATGTTGAAGTTTTACCAAAAGTTTTTACTCGGTATTTTATTAGCATTCTTACTTTTTGCTCTAAACGCCTTTGTACAAACATTAAAGCCTTCCAGCCTTACCTTACTAGCTTTAAGGGCTTTTAGCATAGTGGCAGGAGGAATTTATTTTACCATAATATTCTCTGATGGAGTAAGGGAAGTCCTAGAAAGGAGGAAAATTGGTACTGGTGCGATAATAATTCCTAGCATTATAAAATACATAGGCTACATTATGGTTTTCATAGGAGTGTTAGCAACTTTCGGAGTTACATCTGCAGAAGCGTTAGCAGGAGGTACTTTTGCTGGCTTAGTTTTCGGCTTAGCTTTACAACCCGTTTTGGAAAACTTCTTCGCAGGCATTCTTATAATTTCTACTGGATTTATTTCAATAGGAGACCATATAAGGATTTTAAACTCTCAAATTCCTTACATGGCCGCAAATTTGCCTCCTTATAAGTACTTCTCCAGGGAATATTTTGAACAAGGTTTGGAAGGTACAGTTATTGAAATAGATTTATTTTATTCAAGGCTTATACTAGAGAACGGAAGGGAATATAGAATTCCTAATTCTCTCCTGCTAAAGTCTTCTGTAATAGATTATACTTCGAAGTTCTCTAAGAAATTATATGTTAGTATAAGGGTTGAGTTTCCTTTAGATAAAATAAATCTGAATACAATTGAGGAAGAAGTTAAGGAGGCATTAAAAGGTTTTGAAATAGAGGAAGGTCCTTACTTAAGTGAGCAAAGCGATAAAGAACACGTTATAATATCGTTAAGAATATCCGCTGACGTAGATAATTGGAAAAAGGTTAAGTCTGAAGCATTAAAGAGAATTTTAGCTTTAAGGTATAAAATAGTTAAAGAGCAAACAACGTAG